One segment of Leptospirillum ferrooxidans C2-3 DNA contains the following:
- the uvrB gene encoding excinuclease ABC subunit UvrB: MTVSGDSSNIRFRIASEFIPSGDQGRAIEVLSNGIQSGASFQTLLGVTGSGKTFTMAKVVEKLDKPALVLAPNKTLAAQLYREFKTFFPENRVEYFVSYYDYYQPEAYLPSTDTFIEKDSAINELIDRMRHSATSALLDRRDTLVVASVSCIYGLGSPESYKKMHLYLERGLVMRREKLLERLVGIQYQRNDMDLKRGTFRVRGDVIDVIPASYEDRAIRIELFGDEIDRLREFDPLTGAELSQMSSVIIYPGTHYVLPPDQMESALSSIEEELVERIRYFRKEGKLIEAQRIEQRTLFDLEMIREVGYCHGIENYSRHLSGRKPGEPPPTLFDYFPKDFLVLIDESHVAVPQVGGMYHGDHSRKKSLVEYGFRLPSAFDNRPMTFPEFESILPSVIFVSATPGPYELEKSGGVTVEQVIRPTGLTDPVIEVRPAKNQVDDLLGEIHLTVGLSDRVLVTVLTKRMAENLTEYLEERGIRVRYLHSEIDTLERMEILRDLRKGVFDVLVGINLLREGLDLPEVGLVAILDADREGFLRSRRSLIQTAGRAARNIRGRVIFYGDSITGSMQEAIDETDRRRRVQIAFNKEHNISPQGIIKNIPESLYAVSEGDYTEPLAFIEDKKEKEADGQLSDADIRKLMEAAAGSLDFERAAYFRDVLKSRGKEVDGRGIKIAGKSGRSRKKG, from the coding sequence ATGACAGTGAGTGGAGATTCTTCAAATATCAGATTCAGGATTGCGTCGGAGTTTATTCCTTCCGGTGATCAGGGGAGGGCCATAGAGGTCCTGTCAAACGGGATTCAATCCGGGGCGTCCTTTCAGACGCTTTTGGGTGTCACCGGGTCAGGGAAAACCTTCACCATGGCAAAAGTCGTGGAGAAACTTGATAAACCCGCACTCGTCCTGGCCCCGAACAAGACACTGGCCGCCCAGCTCTACCGGGAATTCAAGACGTTTTTTCCGGAGAACAGGGTTGAGTACTTTGTAAGCTATTACGACTATTATCAGCCTGAGGCCTATTTGCCTTCGACGGATACCTTTATCGAAAAGGATTCGGCCATCAACGAGCTGATCGACCGGATGCGCCACTCGGCCACGTCCGCGCTCCTTGACCGCAGGGACACCCTTGTTGTGGCCTCTGTTTCCTGTATTTACGGACTGGGTTCTCCCGAGTCCTACAAGAAGATGCATCTTTATCTTGAACGGGGTCTCGTAATGCGCCGGGAGAAGCTTCTCGAGAGGCTTGTCGGGATCCAGTACCAGAGAAATGATATGGATCTGAAAAGGGGGACATTTCGAGTCAGGGGGGATGTAATCGATGTCATTCCGGCATCCTATGAGGATAGGGCGATCCGGATTGAGCTCTTTGGAGATGAGATCGATCGTTTGCGGGAGTTCGATCCCCTGACAGGGGCGGAACTGTCCCAGATGTCCTCGGTGATCATCTATCCCGGGACGCATTATGTCCTTCCACCGGATCAAATGGAATCCGCCCTGTCCAGTATAGAAGAGGAGCTTGTCGAAAGAATCCGCTATTTCAGGAAGGAAGGAAAGCTGATAGAGGCCCAGCGTATCGAGCAACGGACACTTTTTGACCTGGAAATGATACGGGAGGTGGGTTACTGTCACGGGATTGAAAACTATTCACGACATCTGTCGGGAAGAAAGCCGGGGGAGCCGCCTCCCACCTTGTTTGACTATTTTCCGAAAGATTTCCTCGTACTGATTGATGAGAGCCATGTGGCTGTCCCTCAGGTGGGCGGAATGTACCATGGAGATCATTCCAGGAAAAAAAGTCTCGTGGAGTATGGGTTCAGGCTCCCGTCCGCCTTTGACAACCGTCCGATGACCTTTCCCGAGTTTGAATCGATCTTGCCCTCGGTGATCTTTGTTTCCGCGACCCCGGGACCCTACGAGCTTGAAAAGTCAGGGGGTGTGACGGTGGAGCAGGTGATTCGTCCGACCGGTTTGACCGATCCTGTTATTGAAGTGCGCCCTGCCAAGAACCAGGTGGATGATCTTTTGGGGGAGATCCATCTGACTGTTGGACTTTCCGATCGTGTTCTTGTCACCGTACTGACAAAGAGGATGGCGGAAAATCTGACCGAATACCTGGAGGAGAGGGGGATCCGCGTTCGATATCTCCATTCGGAGATTGATACGCTTGAACGAATGGAGATTCTCCGGGATTTGCGGAAAGGTGTTTTTGATGTTCTGGTGGGGATCAACCTTCTGAGAGAAGGTCTTGACCTGCCTGAAGTCGGTCTTGTGGCCATTCTTGACGCGGATCGTGAAGGTTTTTTGCGTTCGAGGCGCTCCCTGATCCAGACAGCGGGGCGTGCAGCCAGAAATATTCGCGGACGGGTGATCTTTTATGGAGACTCCATAACAGGCTCAATGCAGGAGGCCATCGATGAGACGGACAGGCGCCGTCGGGTCCAGATCGCTTTCAACAAGGAGCACAACATCTCTCCCCAGGGGATCATCAAGAATATCCCGGAGAGTCTCTATGCTGTTTCAGAAGGCGATTATACCGAGCCGCTGGCTTTTATTGAGGACAAAAAAGAAAAAGAGGCGGATGGACAGTTGTCGGATGCAGACATTCGCAAATTGATGGAGGCGGCTGCAGGATCTCTGGATTTCGAGCGGGCGGCCTATTTCCGCGATGTCCTGAAAAGTCGCGGAAAAGAGGTGGATGGACGTGGAATCAAGATCGCCGGAAAATCCGGACGGTCACGTAAAAAAGGGTAG
- a CDS encoding SLOG cluster 4 domain-containing protein → MTVDPVCGTKIPTLQHAYAIRIHKGRILYFHSPQCLETFERDPAKVTAPPGRLFTVGVMGAASGDLEAKHREIARHLGREIAKRELGLITGACPGLPYEAASGFKEVGGVSIGISPALSEQEHISRYQSPNDLFDIIIFTGSGLMGREVINIRSSDLVLIVGGHSGTLGEFSIAYDEGKLIGVLDGSGGITEILPDIVKKIGKETGSRLLYHSDPGTLLTLLVNEYTTNHFRRPSVHIVG, encoded by the coding sequence ATGACCGTCGATCCCGTTTGCGGAACAAAGATTCCAACACTTCAACATGCCTATGCCATCCGTATCCATAAAGGAAGAATCCTTTATTTTCACAGCCCTCAATGCCTTGAAACATTCGAGCGGGATCCAGCAAAGGTCACCGCTCCTCCGGGAAGACTCTTTACCGTGGGCGTTATGGGTGCCGCCTCCGGAGATCTTGAAGCAAAGCACAGGGAGATCGCCCGCCATCTTGGCAGGGAGATCGCAAAACGGGAATTGGGACTGATCACCGGAGCTTGCCCAGGCCTTCCATATGAGGCTGCATCGGGATTCAAGGAGGTTGGTGGCGTCTCCATCGGCATCTCCCCCGCCCTTTCAGAGCAGGAACATATCTCCCGATACCAGTCCCCGAACGATCTGTTTGACATCATCATCTTCACGGGATCCGGGCTGATGGGACGAGAGGTCATCAATATCCGCTCAAGCGATCTGGTCCTGATCGTCGGTGGACACTCCGGAACCCTCGGAGAATTTTCCATCGCCTATGACGAAGGCAAGCTGATCGGTGTTCTGGACGGATCGGGCGGAATCACCGAGATTCTTCCCGATATCGTGAAGAAGATAGGAAAAGAAACCGGTAGCCGCCTCCTGTACCACTCGGACCCCGGAACACTTTTGACTCTCCTCGTGAACGAATACACCACTAACCATTTCCGAAGGCCATCGGTCCATATCGTCGGCTGA
- the trxA gene encoding thioredoxin: MSTPVRCPACGVVNNVDPGRPGPRCGACKAPLPVGGAPITVTDASYQALVLSSPVPVLLDLWAPWCGPCRMVAPILEQLAKKYNGKITVAKLNVDENPDTAQRLEARSIPLMVYFKNGVPVQRLVGAMGLSEIERSLGLSN, from the coding sequence ATGAGTACTCCTGTCAGGTGTCCTGCTTGTGGTGTGGTAAATAATGTTGACCCCGGAAGGCCAGGACCGCGTTGTGGGGCATGCAAGGCCCCCCTCCCGGTAGGAGGAGCTCCGATTACGGTGACGGATGCCAGCTACCAGGCGCTTGTCCTGTCTTCGCCTGTTCCGGTCCTTCTGGACCTCTGGGCTCCATGGTGTGGTCCCTGCAGGATGGTCGCACCCATACTGGAGCAACTTGCAAAAAAGTACAACGGAAAAATCACCGTTGCCAAGCTCAATGTGGACGAAAACCCGGATACTGCCCAGCGCCTTGAGGCCAGAAGCATCCCCCTGATGGTGTATTTTAAAAATGGAGTTCCCGTCCAGCGCCTTGTCGGGGCCATGGGGCTTTCCGAAATTGAGCGCTCCCTTGGTCTATCCAATTGA
- a CDS encoding YnfA family protein, which yields MGLQEGARILARTLPWFFLSGVLEVGGGYLVWRWLREHQNPWQGVMGMLLLAAYGISATKIPAPFGRVYAAYGGIFIVISIFWAMSFDHFHPDIWDKAGAFLVLVGVGLMILAPRG from the coding sequence ATGGGTCTTCAGGAAGGTGCAAGGATCCTTGCCAGGACGCTTCCGTGGTTTTTTCTGTCAGGCGTATTGGAGGTGGGCGGTGGATATCTTGTCTGGCGATGGCTGCGGGAGCACCAAAATCCATGGCAGGGAGTTATGGGTATGCTGCTTCTCGCCGCATATGGCATTTCCGCGACCAAGATACCGGCTCCGTTCGGCCGGGTCTATGCGGCGTATGGGGGGATCTTTATCGTCATTTCCATTTTCTGGGCGATGTCGTTTGATCACTTTCATCCCGATATCTGGGATAAGGCCGGGGCATTTCTGGTTCTTGTTGGTGTGGGGCTCATGATTCTGGCTCCGAGGGGATGA
- a CDS encoding DUF4321 domain-containing protein, whose amino-acid sequence MAFAGQQKKGMGLLILFLFLGAAFGSILTAIFNLFVPSGPLADIFLTHVTVGSSGPLTLKLILVDITVGTSVHINLLNLLGMVLGYYIYRNS is encoded by the coding sequence TTGGCATTTGCAGGACAACAAAAAAAGGGGATGGGGCTTCTCATTCTTTTTCTATTTCTCGGAGCGGCGTTCGGATCGATCCTGACCGCGATTTTCAATCTTTTTGTCCCTTCCGGCCCCCTCGCAGATATTTTTCTGACTCATGTCACCGTCGGCTCAAGCGGACCGCTCACCTTGAAGCTCATTCTGGTGGACATTACGGTCGGAACCAGCGTCCATATCAATTTGCTCAACCTTCTCGGCATGGTTCTGGGATATTATATCTACAGGAATTCCTGA
- a CDS encoding M1 family metallopeptidase, with translation MPDMSCYQLPLDVRPTHYDLVLKMDMEALTFSGEVKIHLDVRRDTTEFVLNSVDLDIDYATAFVKGDPSPLRVLEDKEYERIVLKAERLFEAGSSALLEVVFAGKVNDLLAGLYQSHFKDPDGEKRVLVTTQFEATDARRVFPCWDEPSAKATFSLTLVVPEKLVALSNMPVVREKLLKGAMKEVVFAKTPRMSTYLLHLSVGDFEEVSDQTPDGTRISVWSTKGKKEQGVFALEVATRLLPWFNQYFGIPYPLPKMDLLAIPDFAAGAMENWGILTYRETALLVDPSVASARTRQRVAIVVAHEMAHQWFGDLVTMAWWDDLWLNEGFASWMEVKAVDYLFPEWRMWELFQAEDMTEAFDLDGMTESHPVQVDVRDPHEINEIFDAISYTKGGSLIRMLEGYLGEEVFREGLSDYLKRHSYGNARTQDLWNALGRKAGQDVRSIMESWTLKKGYPVVRLEDEKNLHAVQEPFANHPVRMKEILSSPTKDVWQVMMGVRREENGQVSEQSFLLGEASSPFPFPMESIRSLNVSGRGFYRVKNEGSLRKRILSDIREGKISAAESLGFVNDEFSLSLAGLSRLEDFLDTVNVCRHQTNYIVWADIIAHLAYLDQLLAFEPAWEAFSSFIQDVCREAFDRLGWVVKEGEDHQARLLRSLLLGALGRSGDILVLTRCEEMFGEFLKNPSSLHPDLRIGVFRTVIGGGRLSDAFGVLRDRALIESHQEEKMRFLTGLASSRKPEEIRLLLEDSLSDRIRSQDTVSVVVSVADNPYGRDHAWAFFTERFQEFSRRYSSGGFALSRLIRAMGDHRKEKAFSEVIGSFFEKNPLSGGQRAIRQTLEAIDFNSAVWSGQGEGLSKKLLSMFPLR, from the coding sequence ATGCCCGATATGTCCTGCTATCAGCTTCCCCTCGATGTTCGTCCGACACACTATGACCTGGTTTTGAAAATGGATATGGAGGCTCTGACCTTCAGTGGTGAGGTCAAGATCCACCTCGATGTCCGGAGGGATACCACGGAGTTTGTCCTCAATTCTGTGGATCTGGACATTGATTACGCAACGGCTTTTGTAAAGGGGGATCCCTCTCCGCTCCGGGTTCTCGAGGATAAGGAATATGAGCGCATTGTTCTGAAAGCGGAAAGGCTTTTTGAGGCTGGTTCATCCGCTCTGCTGGAGGTTGTTTTTGCCGGAAAGGTCAACGACCTTCTCGCTGGGCTTTACCAGAGCCATTTTAAAGATCCTGACGGGGAAAAACGGGTTCTTGTGACGACCCAGTTTGAGGCTACGGATGCCCGGAGGGTCTTTCCCTGCTGGGACGAACCCTCAGCGAAGGCAACCTTTTCCCTCACTCTGGTCGTACCTGAAAAACTTGTTGCGCTGTCCAACATGCCGGTGGTCAGGGAAAAGCTTCTGAAAGGAGCCATGAAAGAGGTTGTTTTTGCAAAAACTCCCCGAATGTCCACCTACCTTCTGCATCTTTCCGTTGGAGACTTTGAGGAGGTCAGCGACCAGACTCCGGACGGTACGCGGATTTCTGTCTGGTCGACCAAAGGCAAAAAGGAACAGGGTGTTTTTGCCCTTGAGGTGGCAACGCGTCTTCTTCCCTGGTTCAACCAGTATTTTGGCATCCCTTATCCCCTTCCAAAGATGGATCTTCTGGCGATCCCCGATTTTGCGGCCGGTGCCATGGAGAACTGGGGCATACTGACTTACCGTGAAACAGCTCTTCTCGTGGATCCGTCGGTTGCCTCAGCGAGAACCCGTCAGAGGGTGGCCATCGTGGTTGCTCACGAAATGGCTCATCAGTGGTTCGGAGACCTGGTGACGATGGCATGGTGGGATGACCTCTGGCTGAATGAAGGCTTTGCTTCATGGATGGAGGTCAAGGCGGTCGACTATCTTTTCCCCGAATGGCGCATGTGGGAGCTTTTTCAGGCAGAGGACATGACGGAAGCCTTTGACCTGGACGGGATGACAGAATCCCATCCTGTTCAGGTGGATGTTCGGGATCCCCATGAAATCAATGAAATATTCGATGCCATTTCCTATACGAAAGGGGGTTCCCTGATCCGGATGCTCGAGGGCTATCTGGGGGAGGAGGTTTTCCGCGAGGGATTGTCGGACTATCTGAAACGCCACAGTTACGGAAATGCCCGGACGCAGGATCTTTGGAATGCCCTGGGACGAAAGGCCGGTCAGGATGTCCGGTCCATCATGGAAAGCTGGACTCTGAAGAAGGGATACCCGGTCGTGCGTCTGGAGGACGAAAAAAACCTCCATGCCGTACAGGAACCGTTTGCGAACCATCCTGTCCGGATGAAAGAGATTCTTTCCTCTCCGACAAAAGACGTTTGGCAGGTCATGATGGGTGTCCGTCGAGAGGAGAATGGCCAGGTATCCGAGCAATCTTTTCTCCTTGGGGAGGCAAGCTCCCCTTTTCCCTTTCCGATGGAATCCATCCGGAGCCTGAATGTGTCCGGAAGGGGTTTTTATCGGGTGAAGAATGAAGGAAGCTTAAGAAAGAGGATCCTTTCGGATATCCGGGAGGGCAAGATCTCTGCAGCGGAAAGTCTTGGATTTGTCAATGACGAATTTTCACTGTCTTTGGCCGGTCTGTCCAGACTCGAGGATTTTCTGGATACGGTCAATGTCTGCCGCCACCAGACAAATTATATTGTATGGGCTGACATCATCGCGCATCTGGCTTATCTGGACCAGCTGCTTGCTTTTGAGCCGGCATGGGAAGCGTTTTCATCCTTCATCCAGGATGTGTGCCGTGAGGCCTTTGATCGTCTCGGATGGGTCGTGAAAGAGGGGGAGGACCATCAGGCAAGGCTTCTCCGCTCACTGCTCCTGGGCGCGCTTGGCCGCTCCGGAGATATTTTGGTGCTGACCAGATGTGAAGAGATGTTCGGGGAGTTTCTGAAGAACCCTTCATCGCTCCATCCTGATTTGAGAATCGGTGTTTTTCGAACCGTTATTGGCGGTGGGCGTTTGTCGGATGCTTTTGGAGTCCTCCGGGATCGGGCTTTGATTGAGTCCCATCAGGAGGAGAAGATGAGGTTTTTGACAGGGCTTGCCTCTTCACGGAAACCAGAGGAGATCCGATTGCTTCTGGAAGACAGTCTTTCAGACAGGATCCGTTCCCAGGATACGGTGTCCGTGGTGGTGTCTGTTGCGGACAATCCTTACGGGCGGGATCATGCATGGGCCTTTTTTACGGAGAGATTCCAGGAGTTTTCACGGCGCTACTCAAGCGGGGGCTTCGCTCTTTCAAGATTGATCCGCGCCATGGGGGATCATCGCAAAGAGAAGGCATTCTCCGAAGTGATCGGATCCTTTTTTGAAAAGAATCCCTTGTCCGGAGGACAAAGGGCCATCCGGCAGACGCTGGAAGCGATCGATTTCAACAGCGCGGTCTGGTCAGGGCAGGGAGAAGGGTTGTCGAAGAAATTGCTGTCAATGTTTCCCCTGAGGTAA